Part of the Triticum aestivum cultivar Chinese Spring chromosome 4D, IWGSC CS RefSeq v2.1, whole genome shotgun sequence genome is shown below.
ATTCAGAGAAGCCTACTGTAGACAGAATTATAAGTTTTAGACATGATGAAGATCCTTCTCTGGTAGAACTTCTGTTTCAGTTTGGGCGCTATCTACTCATTTCTTGTTCGAGGCCTGGAACTCAGGTTTCCAATCTGCAAGGAATATGGAACAACGAGACTAATGCACCATGGGGGTATGTTTTTATACCATATCTTGTCTTGTTTTGTTGCTTATGCCAGCTATATATCTTGGGGTATTATTTTTTAGACTATTGAATAAGAAAACGGCTGCAACTGTTCGTCTGGGTCACACTTTGTAGAACTTGTGTATTCAGAGCATACGTCATTTAAATATCATCCTAATGGGGTCACAAACGACCAGCTCTGTGAAATGGATTGTCCTTGCATGCAGTCTGGTGTTACATGACCATTTTTGCTATGGCAAGCAATAATTTTAGAAGTTTGAAAAGTCTGATAACAATCCGTAGCTGTTCTGCATCAAAATGAGGAAAATATAAGTGGAAAACATGACAAGTGGCCCTTTCTCTTAATATGTTTTAAAACTATCATGTAGAAGTTAATCTAATTTGCACATTTTACAAGTTAAGACTAGTCTTTCTTTTGAACTGAAGAGACTCGCCTTTGGCTAAGGTTTAAAGCTGTATTCATTTTTCTGTAGATTAATTAAGGATTCTCGTGTACACACATTGTGATCCTATTACTTGCAAAGGTAACACACATTTGGCCTTTTCGATGCAAAGACACCGAAGTAATTGAGGCCAACATTTTGTGTATCCAGTTGATGTTAATACACACAGGCATGCTCATTCCCTTAAACACATTGGATAATCAGTTACCAAATAACCATATTGATTAACGCTCATATTCCCATTATTTTTATGTTATACTGGGCACATGGATTGACACAGCATGACAAAACACTGAGTACATATGAAGAAAGCCACAAAAATTTAAATTCCCCGCATTAGTTTCTCAAATATAGGTTTTGGGATTCTTTATATAAAGAATGTAACTTGAATTTTTTTTATGATGTAAAAAAAAAGTAACTTGAATTTTTGGGAAGATGATAATTTAGTATATTTTCCCTTAATTTCTGGTGCATTCTGAACAGTTGATCTACTAAAGGGGTTATCCATCTTTTATTCAAGTAAATTTTGTTGTGGGTAATACTGATTCTCTTGCCATTTGTAGCAACTTAATGCTGATTTACTGCAGCAAATACCTTAGTGTTTGTAATGTAAGTTATTTGAGAATATATTGATGATAGTCCTATTTACACTATTTTCTGGCAGTCCAAGTTTGATAACAATATGTCATTCCTTTCACTTTCCAGTACAGCTCCCCATCCAAATATAAATCTACAAATGAATTACTGGCCATCACTTCCTTGCAACCTTAGTGAATGCCAAGACCCACTATTCGACTTCATTGGATCCCTTTCGGTCAATGGGGCTAAGACGGCAAAAGTAAGTCTACTTTCATAAAAGTGCGTCTCTGGAAACTGTGTGTTCTCTACCCTGTATACTCGTGAGTGTTCCAACATATCTTTCTACTTCCTAGTGAATTGAACTTTTATGAATACTATTTCTTGTGGCCATGGCCCATAGCCTTGGATCCTACTCCTAGCAGCATCACTGAGGCCTGACAACAAAGGAGTAGCAGTGATGCCGCTAGAAGCCTGGGACCTGCCAGTTTGCACAAGGGGCAATAGTTAGCTGTTCAGTTTCTTCTTTCTATAGGATTTTGATTGCATATGTACATGTCTATCATCTGTCCCTTTTGCCCAATAGCAGTACGAAGGTCGTTCTGTCGACAGTGTACTACATGAGGATGGAAACAGACCAATCTAACAAGGCAATTAGTTATTCAAATATCTCATTTCCACATGATACTGCATGCTACAGTACCACGACAACACTTGCTCCACGACATTATAAGCATATCTAGATGATAGGGTCTTTCCTCAGTTCATTCTTAGTGTCACCGAGTATCAACTATTGAGTATTTACTGTTAACGTGACAACGTAAATGTGAATACAAAATTTAAAGTTTGAGAGGCACTTGCCCTTgatcactcaaggataaagaattGCAACTTTGTGCATCTTCTTGGTGAATCATTTGGACAACTCTATTTAATGGTTTGTGTGTATTAGATTCTTGATGAATTCTACTTCGTGTTTAAACATATTACTAGATTTTATTTTATTCAGTTTACGTGTTCCAAATGGATTTATAGCATAGTTTGGAACCTTGtatttcatgggaactttttgaGGTAATGATATGTTTTCTTGACAGGTGAATTACGGAGCTAATGGCTGGGTTAGTCACCAAGTCACAGACTTGTGGGCAAAAACATCACCGGATGCTGGTGATCCTTCATGGGCTCTATGGCCAATGGGTGGGCCATGGCTTGCTACACACCTGTGGGAACACTACAGTTTTACAATGGACAGAGTGAGTGATGACATAATGCAATGCCATGCAGTACTTGTATGCATTACTTTCTTGTATCACCTTTAAGCACAGATTGTGATCATACGTCATAGGCAGATATGAAAATTACTGTCACCGCTTGCTTATGTTGGAGCCTAATCTCCCTTTATGTTTATGTGATTACACTCTTATTTGAAGAATTGGTGGTAAAAGGTAAGCTTAAACCAAATATGAGCATAAGGCAAGCACTAACAAATTTGGATTAGACACTGGTTAACTGTACTAAAACTGTACTAAAAGATAACGATGTTTAGCAGCAATGACTAGCCAATAGTGTTTAACTATCCTGTTGAATAGATTGTTGGTTCATCTACCTTTTTCATGTGTTCTGATTGATGGATAATGTCCTAGAGGATGTCGTGAATATATGGTGAATTCCATACTGATAGCTTTGCCGCAAAGTGCAAGCTCATCTTCTGGAGATTGGAGAGACATAAATGTGATCTAGACAAGATCAAGTTACATCAGATGTGATATTCTGTTCTTTTTTTGCAGGAATTTTTGGAGAGAACAGCGTATCCACTTTTGGAAGGATCTGCCTCCTTTCTGTTGTCCTGGTTGATTGAAGGCCATGAAGGCTATCTGGAGACCAATCCTTCTACTTCTCCAGAGCATTATTTTATTGCTCCGGATGGCAAGAAAGCATCTGTGAGCTATTCAACAACTATGGACATGTCAATTATTAGAGAAGTATTCTCAGCTGTTCTTCTGTCTGCTGATGTAAGTCTTCATTTCTATTTACTGTTGTTGAAAGAGACAGGTTTCATTGAATATGCAGATACTTTGGTGATACTATGAATGAAGCATGCAGATATAAAATGTTATACTAGAGTTATAGTTAAGTCTTATCATTCTAGCATGTATTTATTTGAATGTTTATGTGTTTGAAGTATTCATACGTGTCTTATCAGATTTTAGGAAAATCCAGCACTGATGTTGTTCAGAGGATAAAAGCGGCACTACCAAGGCTCCCACCAATAAAAATTGGTAGAGATGGTACAATCATGGAATGGGTCTGTATATAccttttatttttttatctctCAAAGTGATTTGCATTGGTCTGTTCAGTTTCATAATACTTGTTTTTTATGCACAGGCACAAGATTTTAAGGATCCCGAGCCTCAGCACAGGCATGTATCTCATCTATTTGGTCTTTATCCTGGACATACCATGACACTTGAGCAAACACCTGACCTCTGCAAAGCTGTTGCCAATACTCTTTATAAAAGAGGTACCTTTTTTGCATATCAAAAGGGCATCATTAGAATTTGATCCTTATTTGAAGTTATCAATCTTTAGTTTGGGTTTGTTTCAAAAGAAGTTATGAACTCAGAGAACTTATAGTTAGATGATGACCTCCCGAGATTCCTTACCATGACGGTTACTTGATCTTGTATGAGCTCCTTTTTGCTGTCTCGGCCTTTTTTAGATTTTGAGGGTTAACTGTTGAAGATAAGAGGAATGGACATATagaacaaaagaaaaaagaaaaacgaggAAGGCCATTCAGTGACATACTGTAACTGCATTCATCAAAAGCAGTATATGTATAAACACAATTGTTTCAGTAGAGCAAAAATACAAACAACCCACAGCAACTTAAAAACTTCTTAAAACAGATGTTAGCTATACACTTATGCACACGAGCATCAGCTTGGGTGCTCAAcaattttattttttaaattttgtttttgAAATGGGGGTGCTCAACAATTTCGTTGTAGAAGGATAGCAAGGTTTAATGGGATTGGATCGACCACTGTTGTTCTCATGTAAAATTGAAATAAGCAGTAACCGTTGTTCCAAGAGGATAATTCAGTGTTGTTTGTGTAATAATTTTTTAAACTTCTTACAAAGGTTGCTGATCTTATTTTCCCATGGTCATTTTCGTTCAAATGGTGGTATTATTAAGTTGATTTTTTCTTATGCGGTTTGCTTACATGACCAGCTGTTATATTCTTTTTTCCTGCATGGCACTGTTAAGAATGTCAAATATACTGTGTTTACGGTCAAGGACTGGCTGTTAGCCATCACTTTCTCTGTCTTTGCTGCTTGGCACTGAATTCTTTCTATTGTGTAGGTGACAAAGGCCCTGGGTGGTCTACTTCATGGAAGATGGCCCTGTGGGCTCATCTTCACAACAGTGAGCATGCATACAAAATGATTCTGCAGCTAATCACTTTGATAGATCCAAAGCACGAGCATGAAAAGGAAGGAGGTCTATACAGCAATTTGTTCACAGCGCATCCACCATTCCAGATTGATGCAAATTTTGGGTAAACCAGATCACCTTCAACCTAATCAATCATGATCCATTATGTTTACCATAGTATAATTACCTTGAACTGTGACACATGAAGTTCCAGCTCTATTTGACAAAACCATTCAATTCACCACAGCCAGCTCTGTTTACCATAGTATGATTACCTCGTGATGACTCTAAGCTGTTAACTGTTAACCACTTAAAAGAGGTCTAATAATAGTGCTCGCGCTACTTAACTGTACCGATTGATTCACAaacatcacaatgttcatcttCTCTTGCAGATTTCCAGCTGCATTGTGCGAAATGCTTGTGCAGAGCACCGGGAGTGATCTGTACCTGCTCCCTGCTCTGCCCCGCGACAAGTGGCCCCATGGCAGTGTTAAAGGTTTGAGGGCCCGAGGTGGGTTGACGGTTAACATTTGCTGGAAAGAAGGTAGCCTGCATGAAGCTCTTGTATGGTCTAGCAGCAGCGGGAATTCGCTTGCGCTTGCGAGGGTCCACTATGGTGACCATGCTGCCGTGATCAGCGCCTCTCCGGGTCAAGTTTACAGGTTCAACTCAGAGTTGAAGTGCTTGGAGACTTGGCAACTGTGAGAATGTGCGTGTGCTGGTTCTGCAGTCCGAAGGCACAATCTGTTGCGACAAAATTTATTGAATTCTCAGTGAGAACAATAATAGAGCTATCCTAAGGCAGAACCTGTTGTGACAAAATTTACTGAATTCTCAGTGAGAACAATAATAGTAATGAATGTCTCAGTGTGAACAATAATGGAGCGATGTTGTTAAACCTTTGCGCTGATTAAACTTATGTATTCCATTGAGTTTTCTTGAGTTGTTTTCCCCTTTGAGAAACAACGGGCGCGTGCTGGTTGCCTGTATGAAGTCCTAGAAAAACAtatggtgaacttgcccgatgtaGTCGCTTTGCAGCACATATTTTTGAATTTACCAACCCCACCTGACAGCCATGATGGTGGTCTAAGGTGAGAAGAGGTCACATCAATCCGCGGCGGAGACGTTGCCGGGTGCTCTGTCCTCGCCGGAGCCGCGGCCTGAGTTGCGCCTTCCAAACTCCCCGGCGTTGAGCCTCGAGCTTGGGCTCGGCAGCCTCGTCCCATCGCCTTCTAGCAGCCATCCTAGCGGAGGCCCCGCAATGCGTATGGTGTCCCGCCCAGGAGGTGGACGAGACTTTTTGCGGCTCGCGGCCCAGATGCTCGTCGCCGGGAATCAGGGCCACGACGTACTCCAGCTCCTCCCTTCGACGTAGCCCCCGGTAGCAAGATGGCTTTTTTTAGATTCGCGGAGAAACACGAGAACTAGTTCATTGTGCTTCTACTAGcatatatgcccgtgcgttgcaacgggagaaaagtaATATGCATTTAAAGTTAGTGAAAATTATATGTGCAAGTAAAATTCTGTGTGCATGTGAAAAAGGAGCATTTAACTTCTCGGTTTCGCCAGGTGTGAAGTAATCAATCCGTTATTTTTCTATTCATTGATCAAGGGCATTTAAGAGTCTTGTTACGTCATCGTACGACAGGGAAGACCCATGAATTATTCAATATATTTTTCCTTTCAATCAAGGATATTTTAAGGTATGAAATTTTTGTATACGGTAGGAAACATGAACCGTTTTAAAAATCCTAAATAGGTTTTTGAAAATTATGTACACTTTTAGAAAAAAACGCGAACAAATTTGAAACAGGATCATCTTTTAAAACTCAcaatcatattttgaaaaaaacaatttatttttataaaaacatgaacattatttgaatttgtgcaCATTTTTTTAAACAGGAACATATGTTGGAAATTcataatattttttgaaaatatgtATCTTTTATACGCGAACATTAATCTGAATTGTGAAAATTCACTAAACCAAGAATAGTTTTTGAATTTGGAGCATTTtttagaatgtcattttcttttcAGAAATCTCGAACAATTTTGCAAAACAATAAAAACATTGAAAAAATGGGAAACTTTTTTcaagttccaaatatttttcaaaatagcaacaaaattttggaattctgaacGTTTTCCAAAATTTGATATTTTTGAAATTCTTAACGTTTCTTGAGAGTtttaaatttatgaaataaattctaTAAGAATAATAAAGTTGGAATGGGAAAAAGAGATAGGGCAAGGAGAATAAAAATAGACGTAAAACatagaaacaaagaaaaatgggccagcccaatatGGGTTGTCCTGTGCGAAGCCCCAACTATTTGTCACCCTGTGCAAAAAATAGAATTTTTCCAGCTGTGTGGGCAGAAAAATAAGCCGGCTGGCTTCGCTGGGCCACAGCACGCGGCCCATGTACAAAATTCTGGAAAAACATTTTTGTTTTCTAGCAGATGAACGCATAAGAATTCTGTACATGGGCTTATGTGCTAATTAGTTCGGTGTTGTGTGTGTGCTAATTTGACATAGCGCATAAGAATTCTACCAAACTATGTGCTGATTAGTTTGGTGCGCTAACGCATACGAATTCTACCAACTATTCTAGCAGACAAACGCATAAGAATTCTACCAAACTATGTGCTGTGTGTGCTAATTAGTTTGGTGCGCTAACTAGTTCCGTGCACGAGAAATCAAAAAGTGGATTTGTTGATGTCCAGCGAATGTCAAATTGCCTCACGCAAAGCACCTCACTTGCTATCTAAAAAACTAACAAACAGGAAAATATGAATGAAATATAGAAATAACAATTTCAAATTATTCTTGCCTTGTTTTTTGTGACGGAAAGTTCACACGTGTCGCCACGGTATTTTTGCCATGTTGTTCTTAGAGGGAACAACAAACTTTGctattttttttggaaatatgtccaagaggcaataatattgtattatttcTTTTCACGTTTATAGTTAAGAatttatattctatgttataactgctatgattCTAGAATATGTGATTCGAAAAAAAGTCATAATCatatgtggaatgataaacggtaaaaccTACCTttgggactagctcaagtgttgtatgTCAATCATGTTTTTCTGATCTTGAGATTTTGTTAAGTGTAATAATAATCccaaaacaacattgagagtatgatattagaagaacgatcatactgaattgacccaacttgtttgttatactttgaaaTGTAATCTTCACAAGTCAATTGATATAACACAAAGAGTTGATGTAtgctttagttccttagaccatgagagtatcgtagtcacttcatACCGGACGATGGACtttgggttgctcaaacgtcattttGTAACACGgcgatcataacgacaactttcaggttCATCGAAAAGtgtgacaagggactagatagctcaagagcgggatttgctccttcgacgatggagatatattcttagggccctcttggcGTCACGACATCCATCATCATCTAGCGAGACATGCTTGACTAGATCACAGGGATGCTGGAACATGACAAtgcgaaagaaaaacaaaacatgtAATGAGGAGACTGGTATAAtgagcatgagaatgactcaagATGATACcgataaatctcacctcaggttttgtaaagtatcgtgaaGAAAATGGAATAACATATGATAACCAAacgttcactcgaatatcattcatgtattCATAGGGGTCAATATTGATGTCCACAGTCCCGCTATTGATCATTGAATGAAAGGCAGTTTCGTTCATGtttatgttttaccgaacctatagggtcacgcGCTTGAGGGAATCACGATCTGTTGAGTATTAGTGGACTGAGATTTATGAGAAAATATTCTCGGAATAGTTTTAGGAACATAAGAAATAGTTTTGAGGGAaaccggaagcgtttcggggttaCCAAAAGAGTTTCTGGGAATACTGGGTAATACCGGGAAATAATATATAGGCAGAATATGTTTTTGAGACTTTAAATAAATGATAAAAGTTTCTAATATTGGTTAGAAGGCTTGTAGAATTTATTTAATATCAACATGCTAAAGAAAATACTAAAATGCCTATTAGGGCAGAGTTGGTGGGCCCCAAGGCCCATAAGTGGAGGCGCCCCAGGGGGGGCCGAATTGGGAGGTGGAGTTGGACTCCACCACCCCCTAGGCC
Proteins encoded:
- the LOC123098316 gene encoding alpha-L-fucosidase 2; this encodes MDGDGRSDDCDAGGEWIWVRRPQEAEAAAAAAGWPTEEAPPLKVVFASPARYFTDAAPIGNGRLGALVWGGVTSEKLQLNHDTLWTGGPGNYTNPKAPTVLSEVRSLVDKGLYPEATAVAYGLSGDETQSYQPLGDIDLAFGEHIKYTNYKRYLDLESATVNVTYSVGEVLYSREHFSSNPHQVIATKISANKPGAVSCTVSLATPLDHRIRVTDANEIIMEGSCPGEKPAGDGNASNHPPGMKFCAILYLLTSGANGQVQVLNDKMLKLDGADSAVLLLAAATSFEGPFVKPSESTLDPVTSAFTTLNMARSMSYAQLKAYHMDDYQSLFQRVSLQLSRGSNGVLGGSTLAHLPENISQDAAVSDCTVQMVDCSRLNELNNSEKPTVDRIISFRHDEDPSLVELLFQFGRYLLISCSRPGTQVSNLQGIWNNETNAPWGTAPHPNINLQMNYWPSLPCNLSECQDPLFDFIGSLSVNGAKTAKVNYGANGWVSHQVTDLWAKTSPDAGDPSWALWPMGGPWLATHLWEHYSFTMDREFLERTAYPLLEGSASFLLSWLIEGHEGYLETNPSTSPEHYFIAPDGKKASVSYSTTMDMSIIREVFSAVLLSADILGKSSTDVVQRIKAALPRLPPIKIGRDGTIMEWAQDFKDPEPQHRHVSHLFGLYPGHTMTLEQTPDLCKAVANTLYKRGDKGPGWSTSWKMALWAHLHNSEHAYKMILQLITLIDPKHEHEKEGGLYSNLFTAHPPFQIDANFGFPAALCEMLVQSTGSDLYLLPALPRDKWPHGSVKGLRARGGLTVNICWKEGSLHEALVWSSSSGNSLALARVHYGDHAAVISASPGQVYRFNSELKCLETWQL